A window of Chryseobacterium shandongense genomic DNA:
AAAGCTGAAATAACCGCTAAAAAAGGTAGCGGATATAAAAACAGATAGAAATGGTTTTATTATATTTTCCAATGCTGATCGTTTATTCGTAAGCTTTATCTTGCAATTTTACTTTGCCGAAAATGGATTTTCAGGACAAATATTGAGCAAATATATAAAATTTATTTAAATAAGATATCCGGAGTTATTATTCTTCTTCATTTTTAAGTAAGATCAAATCTCATCAGATCGTCCAGATCCTTAAGCAGCGGATTTTTTTGAGCAAATTTTTCAAAGATTTTTCTTTTGGTCATTACTTCTATTTTTAGATTTTCAACATCACGCTGGTATACAATCTCAATAGAAAAATTATGCACTTTTGTTTTAAAATGATTGAAAAACTCCCTGCTTACTTTATCAAATTCAACCTTTGCAGAATCGGAAGGAAAAAAAACGGTAATCTGGTTTTCGGCTGATTTAACTAGTTTGAATGATTTGATAGCATTAAAAACAAATGTATCTTTCTTTTGTAATTGTTTCAGCAAAAGATTCCATTCTGCCTGAAGATCTGTTTCTGTAAAATGATTTTGAGGAAGAGCTTCTGTTTTAGCGACAACGGTTTCCTCTTCTTCAGCAGTATCTTCTTTATTTAGAAGAGCATTAATACTAAATCCCGAAGAAACGAATTGCTTTGTTAGAGGTTTTGTGGTTTTTTTAATTTCTACTTCCTGGGGGTTTATAAGATCCTGGACATGAGTCTTAGCCGGCTCTTCTTTTTTCTCTGTAATTTGGGCAGGACTTTTTATTTCCTGTTTTTCATTGAGAAAAGGAGCTAATATTATAAACTTTTTTTTTTTGAAATGTCTGCACCAGCAGTAAGTGAAGAAAGCTGCATCAATGCAATTTCCACCGTAAGCCTTGGATTCTTGGAATTTTTATAGTTGATGTCTGCATGGTTGCATATTTCTATGGCATCAATCAGCTGTTGCGCATTCCAGTTTTGTGCCTGCTGAACAAATTTGGCTTTAGTCTGTTCGCCAACTTCGATAAGGTCAATGGTGGAAATATTCTGAGCCATCATAAGGTCTCTGAAATGGTTTCCAAGTCCTGCAATAAAGATATGAGGATCAAAACCTTTTTTCACAATTTCGTTGAATGCTGCAAGTATATCAGGAATTTTTCCTTCCTTGGCAAGATCTACAACTTTAAGGTATTGATCATAGTCAAGTATATTCAGTACTTCCGCAGCCTTTGCCAGAGTAATATTTTTCTGTGAGAAAGTGGAAAGCCTATCGAAAATGGAGAGCGCGTCTCTTAATGCACCATCTGCTTTCTGAGCGATAAGATAGAGTGCATCATCTTCATACTGAATATTCTCTTTTTGAGCAATATTTCTGAGATGTCCCTGGATATCTTCAATGGTAATTCTTTTGAAATCGTAAATCTGACAACGTGACAAGATGGTAGGAATAATCTTGTGCTTTTCGGTGGTTGCCAGTATGAAAATCGCGTGAACAGGCGGCTCTTCGAGCGTTTTAAGGAAAGCGTTGAAAGCTGCTGAAGACAGCATATGAACCTCATCAATAATATAAACTTTATATTTACCCACCTGAGGAGCAAAACGTACCTGGTCTATCAGTTCCCTGATATCGTCTACGGAGTTGTTTGAGGCAGCATCAAGCTCATAAATGTTGTATGCGAAACCATCTTCTGAAACGGAGCCGTCTTTTTCATTGATTTTTCTGGCCAGAATTCTAGCGCAGGTGGTTTTTCCTACACCTCTGGGACCGCAAAATAATAATGCCTGAGCAAGCTGATTTTCTCCAATCGCATGTTCTAAAGTATCCGTAATATGTGATTGCCCTACAACAGTGTCAAATTGTTGTGGACGATACTTACGTGCAGATACGATAAAATTTTCCATTGGCCAAAAGTAAGAAATATAGTTGTAATCTGAAAATTTTCAATTTCAAGTTATCCACAAAAACTTATCAATGGTCAATAGGAAAATTTTTTCTCATCATTATTTTTGATCGTAAGCGAAATCAATGATCTCGGTGATTGCTTTTTCAATTTCTTTTCTGCCTTCTTCAGATTTCAGATCAATACCACAAAACATGCTTGCGTTGTGTGCTGTATAGAGATTAAGATAATAGGCTCCCGACACAAGAACTGCAGCAATAGCACGGTATCTCGTCGATTTTTCCTGAAAATAAGGGTCTACGATATTTTTAAAAAGCATTTCTCCCATCTCTTCTCTTTCATCTGCTATTTTCTTGAGTATAGGTTTGCTTTCCGAAAGTCCCCAAAGAATAATTTTCTGAAGTTCCTTATTCTTCTTGATATGTTCGTATTGATTTAGAATAGCCATTTTAGAAAGCTCCCTGCCTCCATCGGATATATCTACCTCAATATTATCCTGATTCATTTTGCTCCAGTAATCCTGAGTTCTGATATATTCGTCAATCAGTTTTTCGGTACTTCCGAAATACTCATAAATCAATTTTTTGTCAAAACCCGCTACAGCTGCTATTTTACTTACCTTTAAACCAGAATAACCTTTTGTTCTTAAGATTTTTCCAACTGCGCCCAACAGCTTTTGTTTGGTCTTTTCTTTATCCCTAATAGGGCCTTGTACAACTTTTCTAGCCATTTGTTATTTATTTTTTCGCAATATGCAATTTTTTATTGATATCTTCAAATGCATTGAGTGTTTTATCGAGATGATCTCTCTCATGTGTTGCTGTCATACTCATTCTGACTCTAGCATCTTTTCTTGCTACGGCAGGATAAATTATTGGATTTGTATAAATCCCGCGATCCAGTAACATTTTGCCCACATCTCCCGTAATATGGGGATCTCCTATTTTTACCGGGATCACTGCAGAGCACGTAGTTCCTGTATCAAGCCCTAAATCATCAAGCCCTTTTTTGAAATAATTGATATTTTCCCATAATTTTGAACGCCATTGCGGTTCTTCGTCAATAAGGTCTATCGCTTTTATTATACCGGTGGAGATTGAAGGAGGTGTGGTGGCAGAGAATATTTGTTGACGAGATTGGAATCTGATAAAGTTGACCAGTGTTTTATTTGCAATAACATAACCTCCAAGATTACCAAACGTTTTACTGAATGTTCCTGTAATAATATCTATCTTATCCAGCAATCCTGTATTTTCAATAGTCCCTCTTCCTGTTTTTCCTAAGATCCCTACGCCATGTACATCATCAACCATAAGATAAGCGTTATATTTTTTTACTAATTTATAAATTTCTTCAATTGGAGCAATATCCCCATCTTGAGAATAGACACCATCAATAACCACTAATTTCGTACGGAACTCATTTTCAGATTTTTTTAAAATCTGCTCAAGTGCATCGAGATTGTTATGAGGAAATGTTTTTCTGTTGGTAAGAATACATCCTTCATAGACGCTTGCATGTACGGCCATATCTAAAATTGCAATATCTTCTTTTTGAAGAAGAATCTGGAGTGTTGCGCTGTTGGTAGTATATCCCGTTGTAAAAATTACGGCTTCCTCCTGTGTTCTTCCGAAAAATGATGATATTTTCGATTCCAAGTCTTTATGATAAGAATAATATCCTCCGATTAACGGTGTGGCAGCAGTTCCCGTCCCATATTTTTCGATCCCTTCAATGGCCGCCTGTTTTACTTTTGGATGCTGTGTAAATCCCAAATAATCGCTTGTGACAAAACTTATGAATTCCTTCGTTACTTCTTCTGCTCCTACTTCCATTACAGAACTGCATCCTGTATTATTCTGTAATCTGTATCGGTGCCCGTTCTCTTTCATATACTCCAGGAAATCATAATAAATATCTGCTCGTTCCATCATATTCATTCCCGGGATATTCTCAAAATCTTTGAAAGTTGCTGTTGAAAAATTAATGTTCATCCTTTTAATGTTTAGTTGTTAGTATAACAAATATAACATTAATTTAAAAAACAAATCTTTATTTCATCATAAAATTTAAGTAAGTTTATATAATTTGTATTAAAAAATCATAATACTAGGATATATTCTTAATATTAGCCCATAAATAAAATAAAAAAAGCAATGACTGTTTAAGTATTTTTAAACCATAATTAGATTATTTTCAATAATTTATATTTTATCATAATAATGGAGGCTTTCGTTGAAAGCACTTACAGAATTTTTCACTTTCAGCCTTTCGAGTATATTCTGCCGGTGCCTGTTAACCGTATTGATGCTGATTGAAAGTATTCCTGCAATTTCCTTACTTGTATATCCGTCACCAATGTATTTCAGAATTTCAAGTTCACGCTTAGAAAGGATATTGGTATAATTTAATCTGTCTTCTATTATAATTTCTCCTTTTGCCGAATTAATGATTAAAAAGGATGACTGCAAGAGTTTAGATTGATCCAAATCTATATTATATAGGCAGAGCGCAAATCGCAATTTGGCATTATAAGGTGAGA
This region includes:
- a CDS encoding aminotransferase class I/II-fold pyridoxal phosphate-dependent enzyme, yielding MNINFSTATFKDFENIPGMNMMERADIYYDFLEYMKENGHRYRLQNNTGCSSVMEVGAEEVTKEFISFVTSDYLGFTQHPKVKQAAIEGIEKYGTGTAATPLIGGYYSYHKDLESKISSFFGRTQEEAVIFTTGYTTNSATLQILLQKEDIAILDMAVHASVYEGCILTNRKTFPHNNLDALEQILKKSENEFRTKLVVIDGVYSQDGDIAPIEEIYKLVKKYNAYLMVDDVHGVGILGKTGRGTIENTGLLDKIDIITGTFSKTFGNLGGYVIANKTLVNFIRFQSRQQIFSATTPPSISTGIIKAIDLIDEEPQWRSKLWENINYFKKGLDDLGLDTGTTCSAVIPVKIGDPHITGDVGKMLLDRGIYTNPIIYPAVARKDARVRMSMTATHERDHLDKTLNAFEDINKKLHIAKK
- the dnaX gene encoding DNA polymerase III subunit gamma/tau; translated protein: MENFIVSARKYRPQQFDTVVGQSHITDTLEHAIGENQLAQALLFCGPRGVGKTTCARILARKINEKDGSVSEDGFAYNIYELDAASNNSVDDIRELIDQVRFAPQVGKYKVYIIDEVHMLSSAAFNAFLKTLEEPPVHAIFILATTEKHKIIPTILSRCQIYDFKRITIEDIQGHLRNIAQKENIQYEDDALYLIAQKADGALRDALSIFDRLSTFSQKNITLAKAAEVLNILDYDQYLKVVDLAKEGKIPDILAAFNEIVKKGFDPHIFIAGLGNHFRDLMMAQNISTIDLIEVGEQTKAKFVQQAQNWNAQQLIDAIEICNHADINYKNSKNPRLTVEIALMQLSSLTAGADISKKKSL
- a CDS encoding TetR/AcrR family transcriptional regulator, producing MARKVVQGPIRDKEKTKQKLLGAVGKILRTKGYSGLKVSKIAAVAGFDKKLIYEYFGSTEKLIDEYIRTQDYWSKMNQDNIEVDISDGGRELSKMAILNQYEHIKKNKELQKIILWGLSESKPILKKIADEREEMGEMLFKNIVDPYFQEKSTRYRAIAAVLVSGAYYLNLYTAHNASMFCGIDLKSEEGRKEIEKAITEIIDFAYDQK